A region of the Planktothrix tepida PCC 9214 genome:
ATTATGCCACGCATCAAGGTAAAAAACGGAGGGTTTGAAGTCCCTATGTCTAACGCATTCAGAAAGGAATTCGGTTCTATCCGTCTTCCATTTCCTGAACGGTTAAATGGGAAGATATTGAAAGAGGTGCGAATTCTACCCAAATACAATGCTCGGTTCTTTGAAATTGAATACGTTGTAGAAGCAGAACCCGAACCTCAAGATATTAATCCTGATCACGCTATTGCCATTGACTTGGGACTTGATAATCTTGCTACTTGTGTCAGTACCGTTGGGGCATCCTTTCTTTTGGATGGTAAACCACTTAAAGCAGTTAACCAATGGTTTAACAAGGAAAATGCAAGATTGCAGAGTATCAAAGATCTGCAAAAAATCAAGGGAACCACAAAACGTCAAGCTAGATTGACGCTTAACCGCAACAATTTTGTTAGAGATTATCTGAATAAATCGGCTCGATATATTATTGATTGGTGTATCAAACACCAGATTGGAACGGTGATTATTGGCGTTAATCCCGGTATCAAACAAGAAATCAATATCGGAGCTAAAAACAATCAGAATTTTGTTCAAATTCCCTATTGGAGTTTGAGACAAAAACTCAAAAACTTGTGTGAACGATATGGATTGAAATATCAGGAACAGGAAGAATCTTACACCAGTAAGGCAAGTTTCTTGGATGGTGATCATATTCCCGTCTACAATCCTGACCCGTCCCAAAAATATCAATTTTCTG
Encoded here:
- a CDS encoding RNA-guided endonuclease InsQ/TnpB family protein; this translates as MYLTQKCQIRDLSKQEFLALRELCRLSKNLYNVGLYSVRQFYFSEQRYLRYESNYHQCKDNENYKLLNTDIAQQTLKVVARSFRSVFNLIKAAKQGLYRFEQIRLPKYLPKEGYFPLIMPRIKVKNGGFEVPMSNAFRKEFGSIRLPFPERLNGKILKEVRILPKYNARFFEIEYVVEAEPEPQDINPDHAIAIDLGLDNLATCVSTVGASFLLDGKPLKAVNQWFNKENARLQSIKDLQKIKGTTKRQARLTLNRNNFVRDYLNKSARYIIDWCIKHQIGTVIIGVNPGIKQEINIGAKNNQNFVQIPYWSLRQKLKNLCERYGLKYQEQEESYTSKASFLDGDHIPVYNPDPSQKYQFSGKRVKRGLYCSQQGHLINADCNGAANIGKKSSHNGFAGVGRGCLTQPLRVKIS